The following DNA comes from Paraburkholderia sp. PGU19.
CAACCCGCAAAAGTTCCTGACCCGTCGCCCACTCGTGGCGGCGGCGGCATTAGCCGCGCGGGTAGCATCCCCCCTCGTGGATGCGACACTTCCTTTACGGAGGTCGATGCATGCGCACACGCAACAAACACTCTAGGCTGAACCGGTCGCCGATTGTTGATCAGATCCGCCGGTTCACAACGGCCCGCCTGAAGGCGTCGGACAGGCGCGCCTATTCGCTTCAGAAACTCGCCGACAACATCGAAGCGCGGTTTCAGATCAAGGTTCACAAATCGACAGTCCAGCGCTTTCTCAAGACGCTTGGACTTCATTTCGCGTGGGAGAAAGCGAAATGACCAGAAGATCGATCTCCGTCGAACAGTTCGCACGCTCACGTATCTCGGCCGTCCTGGCCCTGGGGCAATCGAAGACTGCGCTTGGCAGCCTGGTTCACAACGTGATCACGTCGGTTGGCACTGCACGCAACTTCGAGCAGTGCCTGCGGGATTTCCTGCGGTGGCGGATTGCACAAGGTGCCAGTATTGACTGGCCAGTCACGCGCGCAGAGATAGAAGCTTATCTGCTTCATGAGAGCTCGCGTTGGCGCCAGAAAACCCTCGACCAACATCGCCAGGCGTTGAGTCTGGTGTACAGCGTGGCCCTGACTCACCTCAACGCCGAGGTTCCGACTATCACCGAGGGACGGGCGTATACGCTTGACGAGATGGAGCGGATCGCACGTCGTCAGGCACCGCACAATGCGCTCGCAACGCGGATTGCGTTTCACGCAGGTGTCCGGGCCGCAGAGCTGTACGAACTGCGGGAGGCCCACGAACTTGCGCGAGAGCCGAACCGTCCGTGGCGCAATGACCTGTTCACCGGGATGCCTGAGGGCGTCATCTACCGGGTCACTGGCAAAGGTGGGCTGGCGCGCAGCATTCTGATTCCTATTGAGTTGCATGTGCAACTACAGTCTCTGCGGCTTGACACGCCCACCCCTGTCATCGATCGCCTGGTGCACCGGGAAGTACGTTTCCAGGTTGGTGGTGGACAAGCTACTTCGGAATCCTTTTCATCAGCCAGCAATCAGGCACTGGGTTTTTCTTACGGGTTCCACGGCCTGCGACACAGCTACGCACAAGCTCGTCTCGAGACGCTCTTGAGCACGGGCCTGGATCCATTGGACTGCCTGGAGATTTTGTCCCAAGAACTGGGTCATCTCCGCCCCGATATATCACTTGCATATACAACTCGGAGAAAATCAGATGTCACGGAGA
Coding sequences within:
- a CDS encoding site-specific integrase; the protein is MTRRSISVEQFARSRISAVLALGQSKTALGSLVHNVITSVGTARNFEQCLRDFLRWRIAQGASIDWPVTRAEIEAYLLHESSRWRQKTLDQHRQALSLVYSVALTHLNAEVPTITEGRAYTLDEMERIARRQAPHNALATRIAFHAGVRAAELYELREAHELAREPNRPWRNDLFTGMPEGVIYRVTGKGGLARSILIPIELHVQLQSLRLDTPTPVIDRLVHREVRFQVGGGQATSESFSSASNQALGFSYGFHGLRHSYAQARLETLLSTGLDPLDCLEILSQELGHLRPDISLAYTTRRKSDVTEN